Genomic segment of Edaphobacter bradus:
GTTACCAAACTCTATGCGCGTACCCATCTCATCGCCGGTGTAACTTCCGGCTTGCCGACAATTCACCAAGGACCCAGATCGAGGCGCATCAAGGGGCCCAATTTATAAGGATTCGGCGACAATCCCAGCCGTGTGATGAAAATGTGAGGTCGTTCCCAAAGCTGCCTCAAAGCACAGATCAGTCCCCTCCGTGCTATCTTTCCCGTATGTCGGAGGCAACGTCAGCGACCCGAGTCCATTCCACTGGAGCCTTTGGTCCCTTTGCGTTCCACGGAACTGATATCCTCGCCGCGACGTAACCTTCTCTCAAGGAGACGCCGCCGCCCGCATGCTTCCTCTCGCCGCCGAACAGAAAGCTGCGCCTTCTATGGCAACCGGCACCGGTGACCGGTTGATCCTCGTCGCCATCGCCGCCGCCTTTGCGCTTTTTCACATCCTCACCAACGGCCGCTACGGCTTTCACCGCGATGAACTGCAGTTTCTGAGCGATGCACGCCACCTCGACTGGGGATTCGTAGCATATCCTCCATTCACGCCCTTCGTTGAGAGCGTCAGCATGCACCTCTTCGGACGTTCGCTCATCGGCCTCCGCCTCGCTTCAGTGCTCGCGCAAGCCGGTGTCGTCATCGTCTCCGGCCTCATGGCGCGCGACCTTGGCGGCAATCGCCTCGCGCAAGTCACTACCGCCCTCGCCGTCGGCTTGTCGCCGCTCCCTATCTTCGAAGCCACAGAATTTCAATACACTTCGTTTGGCATTTTCTGGTGGGTTCTGGCCGCGTGGTTCACGATCCGCCTGCTGAAGACCGAGAATCCGCGCTGGTGGCTTGCTATCGGCGCCGCACTCGGATTTGGCCTGCTTACCAAGTATGCGATTGCATTTTTCATCGCGGGACTGCTCGCCGGCCTCGTCCTCACTCGTACGCGCAGATACTTCACGTCGCCGTGGTTCTGGGGCGGCGTGAGCATTGCGTTGCTCCTCTTTTCTCCCAATCTGATCTGGCTTGCGCGACACGACCTCATCTCCTATCACTTCCTGCAGCACATTCACGCGCGCGACGTCGCCGAAGGCCGCGCCGAGGGCTTCCTGAAAGGCCAGTTCCTCGGTAACGTCAACCTGTTCGCCGCGCCCGTGTGGGTCCTCGGACTCATTGCGTTCTTCGCCGATCGTCACTACCGCATGCTGGCCTGGATGTACATGGTTCCTCTTTTTCTCTTCTGGGCGGGCAAAGGCCGGTTCTACTACGTTGCCGAGGCCTACCCTCCGCTGGTCGCGATGGGCGCGGTCACCGCTGAGCGCTGGCTGGCTCGACGCAGAGCGTGGCAGCGCATCACTGTAGAGACCGTCTTCTTCACGGGGCTCTTCGCTGTTGGTGCTTACATCACTGCGATGCTCGTCCCGGTCGCGTCCAGCGGCCCGTTGCGCGACTTCGCTCTGGATAAAAGCCCCGACTTGCGCGAAGAGATCGGCTGGGAAGAACTGGTGCGCACCGTCGCATCGATTCGCGATTCCCTACCCCCGGATCAGCAGGCTCATCTCGGCATCACCGTCGGCAACTACGGCGAGCAGGGCGCAATCGAAATTCTCGGCCCGGCTCACCACCTCCCGCCGCCCATCAGCACCACCAACTCCGCATGGCTGCGCGGCTATCCCAGCCCGCCGCCCACCACAATCATCGCCTTAGGCATCAGTCAAAAACAGGCTGACACCATCTTTACCGGCTGCCGCCTCGCCGGCCATAACGGCAACAGTGAAGGCGTGAAGAACGAAGAAAGCAAATACCACCCCGATATCTTCGTCTGCGGGCCACCGAGAAAACCGTGGCCAGTTTTGTGGAAAGAGCATCAGGACTTCGGTTGATATCCCGCCAGTTCCGCTCGTCGAGGATCTAGACGGAATCGGTGCAGCCTATCGCCTGATTGATCGGCTGATCTGTCAGCAAATTATCGCTTCAGCATCAATTTCAGTGGTTGCGGTAGTATGACCGGCAAACCGGAAGTTGCCCATGGTCGCCCGGTTGGGGCCATTTGCAATTCCTCGTAACGCCTCAGCACAGCCACTTCTACATTGTTAGAAAAGGGACGTCAGCGAGAGCAAATGCGTCTTTTCTACCATCTCCTGAACTGAGTTTCGCAACGACCTCTCGACAGGGCCGCACAGGGTGGCCCACGTCTACCGGACATCGACACGGATTTTCTGAATGGCATTGTTCCCATAGCCGAGACGATTCCACTCTGGCAAGTCGGGCTGTGTTCGGCCCGCCATATCTGTCGCCCGGGCGGAAATCACTGTGGAACCCCGCTGCTCAAGCCGCGCGAGAAGCTCCCAGCCCTGCCAGCTGTGCCGCTTCCGTTCGCTTATTAAGTGGGCGTCCTGCCAGGGACCACCGCCAATGCTGACTTCGACCCGGGCGATAGGTGCCGCTCCGGACCATGCGACACCGCGAACAGGCAACTCGCCCTGCTCAACCTCGGTGTTCGGCTCCGGCTCGGTGATCAGGCTCCGCACTCGTTGCAGCGACACCGGCTCTCTCACTAATTGCCCGCCGCGCTGCCACTCAAAGCAGTAAGCCTCGGTCTGGTAATGACCCCTAAACGGCTCGCTGATCACATCAATCTCGGTGAGCCATTTCACCGACGCCATCCCATACCAATTGGGAACGATGAGCCTGAGCGGATAGCCATGCTGGATAGGGAGCGGCTCTCCGCTCATGGCGTAGGCAAGCAGCGCCTCAGATTCGCGGGCGTCGTCTATGCTCAGGCTGCGTTCGAAGCGAATTGTTTCGCTATTGGCATCAAGCTTGCCGCTGTCAGCGCCACGAAACACCACCTCTATCGCGCCTGCTTTTACGCCCGCCCGGTCAAGAACCTCCACGAGCGGCACGCCCGTCCATTCGGCTGTGCTCACTGCTCCTAAGTCCCATTGTTCTCCATCCACACGCGGATCCAGCATTGAGCGGCCATTTCCAGCGCACTCCAATGTGACGAACGAGCTCTGCGTGGGTATTTTCACAAGGTCGCGCAAACTGAGGCTCTGGGGGCGTTCGACCAGGCCACCCACCTTTAGGCGCCAGCTTGACTGGTCTAGCCTGGGGATCTGAAAGTGGTTACGAACATAGAATCGCGGATTCGGCATGACGACGCTGCCGATCAATGCGGGAATGGAGGTCTCGGCGTTGAGCGGATGAGCACGGTGAACGACCAATCCTCCGTCGATTGCCTGCTGGCAAGCTTCCTCCGGGTCCATTGCGGGCACGGCTGCATCGATGCCTGGCATCGCAGCTGCGCAGCCGCCGCTCGCCACCACACTGGCACACGTCGCTGCCGGGTAGACGTCGAGGCTGCCTGCCATCGTGAAAGGCTGCATGAACTCTCGTACATGAGCCTCGTCGCTCGATTCGACGATCATGTACAGCGTGTGCTCGCCACGGACGATGGCTTCGCCCTGGATACTGACTCCGTGCTTACGAACGTTGGGGCGGCTCAGGTAATTAAGGAGGGTCGCTCCCATATACGGATCAGTGGCAGGACAGCGATTCGGCTCGTGATGGTGACGGACAATGAAGAGAGCCATGATTTTGGTGAACCTTAATCATTGGTCCCGAAGTTGGTCTAATGATGATTGGCGTTCGAGATACTAGTCAAGCGGCGGGTGGCCCACCCTCCAAATCTCAAACCACCACAAATATTCGAGTGCCATGCCGGGACAACCGAGCGCCAGTCAAATGCTGCATGGATGGACGCCGGCCCGATTTCCACACCCCACCCTTGACGCGCCTGTTAGCCTTAAGTAAGGAGAAACAAGAAGCCCGGCATCCGCCGGGCTTCACATTTAACCTGGGAGACTGATCGCCGAAGTCCGGACCTAAAATCTCTACTTCGAAGACTTTGCACACTTTTGTCGGGGTGGGGGGATAATCAGGCGCGACGCCGGTACCGGATGGCGAACTCGTAGTTGGGGTTCGGTGGGAAGAGTTTGGCGATGAGGCGGAGGCGTTCTGCCAGAGCCTGCGGGGCGAGCAGCGGGTACTCGCGCTCGCGCAGCTCGGAGTAGTCGAAGTCGATGGCCAGCGAGAGCAGGTAGATCGCGACGGCGTCGGAGAACGACGACTCGAGGAAACTGGTGCGGGCCTTCTCGTCGACGATGAGCCTGCCGTCGACGCGGCCGAGGCGGGCTTCGGGAGCGAGGGCGAGGTTGCGGCTCTCCCACGCATCCTGGCTGGTCTCTCCACGCACATCGGCGACGGCCTGGGCCCAGGCGAGCTGGTCGAAGCTCTCGGGGACTCCTGCGGCATCGACGAAGGCGTGGCCGGCGTTGATGAAGAACTCGAAGGCCAGGGCGAAGCGGTCGCCTAGCAGCCGCGTGGAGATGAAGACTCCTTCGGCGTCGCCGAGCGCGACGTTGCGGTGGCAGATGGCCTGGTCGCTCAGCTCGGGCGTGTAGACGGGCGAGATGAGCGTGGGCTCGCTGGAACGGCTCTCTCTGAGAGCAAGCGGGACGAAGTAGTAGTGCTTGCGCTGGAGCGCGGCGGTGATGGTTGTGGGCACGGCCTCCACCATGCGCTCAAGGTCTTTGGGGTCAACGTGCGTGTCGCCATACGCGGCGTAGTTGATTCCGTTGGAGGCCCTGCGCACGGCCGTCTCTCGCGCAACCTGTGTTGCCTGGACGAGTCCGCCCAGTCCGCTCTGAACACCTTCTGTCATAACGCAGTATTCTACTTGTATGACGCAAGCATCGCAGAACGGAGGCCAGGTCGCCTCGCAAAAGACGGGTCAGGCTACGGGACAGGGCAGGCTGTTGGGGGTTCCGCTGGGGGACCTGGGCTGGTTCGCCACGCTGCTGATGGGGGCGGCGACGGGCTTCATGGCGTTCTTCGCGGCGACGTTTGTGGGGATCATAAGCATCCTGTTCTACAACTCGTCGGGACATCATGCGGTGGACTACGCGGTGAGTTATCGCGATGTGGGTCTGCCGGTGGGGATTGTCGTTCTGGCGGCGGCGTGGGGCTACCTGGGAACGCTGCGAGTGCGGCGGATGCTCCGGCGCGGATAGTGCGGCTCGTCACATTTTTGCGGGTTGTCCTTTCATCAGGCGCGAAACATTTTCGCCTGCAAGTGCGTCCTCCTGCTATGCTTCGCACCTAGCTGCAAATTTCCGGGAGGACCACCACGCATGTCATTCGCACGCACCTTTGCGCGCTGGAGCTGTTGTTCGGCTGCCATCGCAGGCCTTGCTATTCCATCCGTCGCCGCCGATAAGAAGGAGGCAATCGAGACGGCGCCCTCGTACTACGGCACACAGCCCGCTACGGAAAGCATCGATCTGACGATGTACGCGCGGATTCGCGAGGAGGGGTTCAAGCACTCGCACGTGATGGACTTTGCCGACGCGCTGACGAACGGCATCGGGCCGCGGCTTACGGGCTCACCGAACATGGCCAGGGCCAACGACTGGACGAAGGAGACGCTGACAAAGATTGGCCTCACGAATGCGCACCTTGAGGACTGGGGCGAGTTCGGCATGGGCTGGCAGCAGATCAACACGTGGGGACGAATGATCACTCCCGACCCAGAGCCGCTGTGGCTGCAGGCCGCTCCCTGGTCTCCAGCGACCAATGGACCGGTCACGGGCGAGGCGGTCTATATCAACATCCAGGACGCGAAGGAACTCGACAAATACAAGGGCAAGCTGAAGGGCAAGATTGTGCTCTTCGGCGCGCTGCGCACGACGCCTGACATCACCGATCCGCTCTTCCATCGCTACACCGACGAACAGCTGGCGGAGATGGAGAAGTACCCGGTGAGCGACGGGCAAGGTGTTCCGAATCTGCAGCAGATGATCGCTGACCGCGCGCGGCTGCAGCAGCTTCGCACGGCGGCAATGAAGATGATGACGGAAGAGGGAGTGGCCGCAATCATCACTCCCTCGCGCGATGGCCGCAACGGCGGCGGCGCGGGAATCATCTTCGACGACAACGGCGCGAACCTTGCCCGCAGTGCACAGGTGAAGGAGAACGCAGTCACGATTCCCAACGCCGTGATGATGATCGAGCACTACAACCGGGTGGCGCGGCTGCTGGAGAACCACGTTCCGGTAACGGTGGAGCTGAACATTGAGACGAAGTTCACGGGCGACCACGAGCACGGATTCGATACCGTGGCCGAGATTCCGGGGAACGATCCGAAGCTGAAGGACCAGGTGGTGATGGTGGGGGGCCACCTCGATAGCTGGATCTCCGGCACGGGTGCGACGGACAACGGCGCGGGCTCGGTTGTCGCGATGGAGGCAGTCCGGATCCTGAAGGCGCTGGGGGTGAAGCCGCGGCGCACGATTCGCATCGCGCTGTGGTCGGGCGAGGAGCAGGGGCTGTTCGGTTCGCAGGGCTACGTGAAGCAGCACTTCGGCACCTTTGCCGAGCCGGAGCATCCCGATCCGGCGAGCATGCCCGCCTTCATGCGTCGGCGCGGAAAGCTGACGACGACGAAGGAGTGGGAGACGCTCGACGCCTACTACAACCTCGACAACGGCACGGGCAAGGTCCGCGGCGTGTACACGCAGGAGAACTACGCCATCGGACCGATCTTCGCGCAGTGGATCGCTCCGCTGAAGGACCTGGGCGTGACGACGGTCAGCTACCGCAACACGGGCGGGACCGATCATCTCTCCTTCGATGCAGTTGGTCTGCCGGGCTTCCAGTACATCCAGGACCCGATGGACTACGAGACCCGCACGCATCACTCGGACATGGACAGCTATGACCGGCTGCATGCGGCGGACCTCGAACAGGCTGCGGTGATCGAGGCGATCTTCCTCTACAACACGAGCGAGCGCGAGGCGATGATGCCGCGCAAGCCGTTCCCGCATCCGGAGCTCGATCAGCAGAAGAGCCAGCCGGTTCCTGGGATGTATCCGAACGCGGCTGCGCCTGAGGCGAAGTAGCGGCTGATTCAAAGGCAGTGAAAGGCGGCGAGGGCAAAATGCTCTCGCCGCTTCCTCTTTTGCGGGAAGATTTACGATTTAGTCGTTGTAAATCCGCCTATCGTGAGTATGGTTAGTAGCGCGCAGCAAATGGGATTTGCCGGATTCCAGCGGCCGGGAGTAAGTCATGAGGGTTAGCTGCAACATCTCGATAGCAGTATTCGCTCTGGCTCTGACGATTCCGCCGCGTGGTAGCGCGCAGGAGACACATAGCCATCCTGCGCCCGAAAAGCTCGGTAGTGTCTCGTTCCCGACTTCGTGCAATCCAGCGGTCCAGCAGGAGTTTCAGCGTGGCGTCGCGCTCCTTCACTCGTTCGCTTACGAGGTATCGCGGCAGGCCTTCCGTGATGTGAGTGCGTCTGACCCGAAGTGCGCTATGGCACATTGGGGCATTGCGATGACGTATTACCACCAGCTATGGGAGCCGCAGATCACACAGTCTGATACGGAGAAGGGTCTCTCCGAGATGCAGGAGGCGAAGCAGCTCGGAAGCCCTCTTGAGCGGGAGAGTATGTTGATCGGTGCTCTCTCAACGTTTTATGCAGATGCCGACCGTGTCCCTTTGCGCGACAGAGCTGTGGCTTACGAGCGGTCGATGGCGCAGGTGGCGAGCCGTTTCCCAACGGACACCGAAGCCCAGGTCTTCTATGCGCTTTCTCTGCTCGCGACCGCGTCGGCGATGGATCGGACGCACGCCAACCAGAAGCGGGCAGTAGCTGTCCTTGAGCCACTCAACCAGAGGTATCCGCGACATCCGGGAATCGTTCACTATCTGATCCACGCTGAAGACAATGCGGAGATGGCTGCTCAGGGTCTGGAAGCAGCTCGGAGTTATGCCAGGATTGCGCCTTCCGCTCCGCATGCGCTTCATATGCCGTCGCACATTTACACCAGGCTCGGTCTATGGCAGGAGTCGGTGTCTTCCAACCTTGCAGCGCGGGCAGCGGCTCATGAGCAAGGTGACCTTGGTGAAGAGCTGCATGCGATGGACTACCTGGTGTACGCCTATCTGCAGATGGGACGCCACGAAGATGCGGACCGAATTCGGCTCGAGGTGAAACGGATGACCGCGCTGCCCGTCGACACGTTCAAGATTGGATATGCTGGGACGGCAATTCCGGTGCGCTATGCCGTGGAGAGAAACGATTGGGCAATGGCCTCTGTGCTGGAGCCATTTACTGATTCGCCGCCGCAGGTGCAAGCTATGGTCTTCTGGTCACGTGCGGTAGGCTTCGCTCGTGAGGGTAAGCCAGGCAGCGTGAAACTTGAGATCGATAAGCTGCAGCGGGTGTTCGAAGACCTACAAAAGACTGGCCACACCTACTGGGCGGAGCAGGTCGACATTCAAATTCAGGAGGCAAGAGCCTGGCTGTCTCGCGCGTTAGGGAAGAATGAGGAGGCCGTACAACAGATGCGTGCTGCGGCTGACAAGGAGGATGCGATCGAAAAGCTGCCAATCACCCCTGGGCCGGTTATTCCCGCCCGCGAGCAGCTGGGCGAGCTGTTGCTGCAGGTTGGACAGGGTGGGGCTGCCCTGAACGAGTTTGAGAGGTGTCTCGCGATCGCACCAGGGAGGCGAGGTTCTGTCGCGGGAGCTTTGCAGGCGGCCACATCGGCACATAACCAAACCAAAGCGGAGTACTTTAGAGCGCAATTCAATAGTCTTGGTCGCACCGAACCGTAATTCGTCACCCAATTAATAGATCGGTCCGAAGCCCGCGATGAAGCTGCGAAGGATGGGGCACGCGGCTAGGGCGTTGCGTACCGCTTTTCTAAGTGACCTGACCGGTCGTCTCATCCCACGATTGACAGCGCTAAGTCCACGCACTGAGGAGGCGGCCGGCGGAGCCGAGGAGCTTGAGGTTGTCGGTGCGCTTCGAGAAGTAGCGGGCGTTGAGCTCCGGCGTGCCGAGGTCTTCGATGCCGCGGAAGGCGGTGAGTTCGAGGGCGATCTCTTCGGGGGTGAAGAAGAGCTGGAACGGCTCACCGGCGAGCTGGACGCGCGAGGCGAGAGAGTCGTGCGCGAGCTGCTCGAAGAAGGGAAGCGCGGAGCGCGGCTGGCTGTAGTCCATTACGACGCCGCTGCCTGCAGGGGACTTTGCGATGAAATCGAGTGTCGCACGGAAGGCCGCATGCGTGAGGTAGGGGACGACTCCGAGCCAGGCGAAGAAGGTGCGGGCGTGTGGGTCGAAGCCCGCAGCGAGGAGTTGCGCTGGGAGCGTCTGGTGCTCGAAGTCGATGGGTGCGTAGGTGAGGCCCTGCGGCGTGGGAAGGTTGCCGCCTTCGAGAAGCTCTCGCTTCCACTGCTGCGTAGCGGGATGGTCGACCTCGAAGACGTGCAGGTCTGGGTGAGGGTTGCGGTGCGCGAACGTGTCGAGTCCGGCTCCAAGCAGGACGTACTGCGTGGCTCCGTCGGCGACGGCGCGGGCGAGCATGTCCTCGGCGTAGCGGCTGCGCGCTACGAGGAAGGCGCGGAGGGCGACGGAGAAGGGCTTGTGCAGCTTGGTCGCCGTACGCTCGACCTCGGGGAGGTACGCGTTACCGAGGATGGGGACGGCGATGGGGTCGGGGAAGACGAGCGGCTGTGCGTCGTAGATCTGGTGCGCGGCGCGGCGCATTGCTACGCGCAGCGCGGTGCGGGATGGACGTGCATGCTCCATGGT
This window contains:
- a CDS encoding M20/M25/M40 family metallo-hydrolase is translated as MSFARTFARWSCCSAAIAGLAIPSVAADKKEAIETAPSYYGTQPATESIDLTMYARIREEGFKHSHVMDFADALTNGIGPRLTGSPNMARANDWTKETLTKIGLTNAHLEDWGEFGMGWQQINTWGRMITPDPEPLWLQAAPWSPATNGPVTGEAVYINIQDAKELDKYKGKLKGKIVLFGALRTTPDITDPLFHRYTDEQLAEMEKYPVSDGQGVPNLQQMIADRARLQQLRTAAMKMMTEEGVAAIITPSRDGRNGGGAGIIFDDNGANLARSAQVKENAVTIPNAVMMIEHYNRVARLLENHVPVTVELNIETKFTGDHEHGFDTVAEIPGNDPKLKDQVVMVGGHLDSWISGTGATDNGAGSVVAMEAVRILKALGVKPRRTIRIALWSGEEQGLFGSQGYVKQHFGTFAEPEHPDPASMPAFMRRRGKLTTTKEWETLDAYYNLDNGTGKVRGVYTQENYAIGPIFAQWIAPLKDLGVTTVSYRNTGGTDHLSFDAVGLPGFQYIQDPMDYETRTHHSDMDSYDRLHAADLEQAAVIEAIFLYNTSEREAMMPRKPFPHPELDQQKSQPVPGMYPNAAAPEAK
- a CDS encoding sulfite oxidase; amino-acid sequence: MALFIVRHHHEPNRCPATDPYMGATLLNYLSRPNVRKHGVSIQGEAIVRGEHTLYMIVESSDEAHVREFMQPFTMAGSLDVYPAATCASVVASGGCAAAMPGIDAAVPAMDPEEACQQAIDGGLVVHRAHPLNAETSIPALIGSVVMPNPRFYVRNHFQIPRLDQSSWRLKVGGLVERPQSLSLRDLVKIPTQSSFVTLECAGNGRSMLDPRVDGEQWDLGAVSTAEWTGVPLVEVLDRAGVKAGAIEVVFRGADSGKLDANSETIRFERSLSIDDARESEALLAYAMSGEPLPIQHGYPLRLIVPNWYGMASVKWLTEIDVISEPFRGHYQTEAYCFEWQRGGQLVREPVSLQRVRSLITEPEPNTEVEQGELPVRGVAWSGAAPIARVEVSIGGGPWQDAHLISERKRHSWQGWELLARLEQRGSTVISARATDMAGRTQPDLPEWNRLGYGNNAIQKIRVDVR
- a CDS encoding glycosyltransferase family 39 protein — protein: MLPLAAEQKAAPSMATGTGDRLILVAIAAAFALFHILTNGRYGFHRDELQFLSDARHLDWGFVAYPPFTPFVESVSMHLFGRSLIGLRLASVLAQAGVVIVSGLMARDLGGNRLAQVTTALAVGLSPLPIFEATEFQYTSFGIFWWVLAAWFTIRLLKTENPRWWLAIGAALGFGLLTKYAIAFFIAGLLAGLVLTRTRRYFTSPWFWGGVSIALLLFSPNLIWLARHDLISYHFLQHIHARDVAEGRAEGFLKGQFLGNVNLFAAPVWVLGLIAFFADRHYRMLAWMYMVPLFLFWAGKGRFYYVAEAYPPLVAMGAVTAERWLARRRAWQRITVETVFFTGLFAVGAYITAMLVPVASSGPLRDFALDKSPDLREEIGWEELVRTVASIRDSLPPDQQAHLGITVGNYGEQGAIEILGPAHHLPPPISTTNSAWLRGYPSPPPTTIIALGISQKQADTIFTGCRLAGHNGNSEGVKNEESKYHPDIFVCGPPRKPWPVLWKEHQDFG
- a CDS encoding class I SAM-dependent methyltransferase; amino-acid sequence: MEHARPSRTALRVAMRRAAHQIYDAQPLVFPDPIAVPILGNAYLPEVERTATKLHKPFSVALRAFLVARSRYAEDMLARAVADGATQYVLLGAGLDTFAHRNPHPDLHVFEVDHPATQQWKRELLEGGNLPTPQGLTYAPIDFEHQTLPAQLLAAGFDPHARTFFAWLGVVPYLTHAAFRATLDFIAKSPAGSGVVMDYSQPRSALPFFEQLAHDSLASRVQLAGEPFQLFFTPEEIALELTAFRGIEDLGTPELNARYFSKRTDNLKLLGSAGRLLSAWT